catatcaatgttttttgttaattgaaaatgtgtattcagaaataaatatatttgacattcattattattgtgttaattgacagttatatgcaggaataaatacattattcgATGATATAGGCTGCATTTACCAACACGCTTCGGTAAATTAAAAGATTAACAGGTAAGTGTCTGGAATgcaatctatttcttcataatctcgattaTTTACCACCGTatttaaatgttgacatttaccactAAAACTAAACCAGGACCAGATTCGGACTTCTACCATAACATATATATTactagttttttgttttactcaacCTTACGAACGAGAGAGGGACAGGGAATTCAGgacataaatataataaagtTTATAATTCTTATAATTCTTTCTATTTATTTAGGAGGGGATACAAGTCTAGATAAAGGCTTTTATCTATAATAGATATTCATGAGCGGTATTGTGTTGCAGCTgacgtgtgcatgtgtgtgtgtattttttttcggGGGGGAGGGGCAGGATGCAAGACTTGAATTTCGATGCTTGGAGTATGGGTATCCCGTTAGGATCAGAGTGaaataaacattgtaaataagaaTAAACACAATCCAGATGTTTAATACAGATGGCTGTAACTCCTAGGAGACtataacataaaatacattatatataacatactatatactatatatagtATCTCTTTTAGTCTATTTCTATTTTTTCCAGCACTCGCTCTTTAATTGCAACTCAATACTGACAATCAATACTGAACAGGCCGGCAGGAGGCAAAATGAAGCATTTTTGATCTGAGGAGACCTGTGCGCGGACCCAACGCCTCAGcacgagcagcagcagcagcagcattcccAGGTCGCCTTCCCTTCTCCACAGCTGCGAAAGCACGAGAGAGCTGTCAAGCCAGCAAAAGGCCAGGCAGGGTAAGGGGAAAGCAGTCCCTCCATCAAGCAGATCAATGAGCTACCAAAGATCAGGGGCTGGAATCGGGTCTGCGTGAAGCGATCACTCCGGGGGTGCACTAaagagtgtgggggggggggacgggggggacgggggacacaCGTTTGAAATAAAGATAACCGGAATTAAAacgaagagagagaaagagagctgGCGAAAAAAAGAAGGGAACAAATATacctgaaatacaaaaaaaaccccaggtAAGTGGGTAAGTGAATTTGGAATTGTTTAAGGCTGCTGTTGATTGCATGGTTTACCGAGTGTCAGAATTTATTATGGGCGCAAGACAAGTGGCAATGGATTCTAAAGCCGGGTGTCAATGTACCGGCGTGAGACGAAGCAGCGGGCAAATACAATATGGGTTTTGTGTGTTAATAGTAATATATAGttggtttattaaatgaaaaCGGGAATTCGAATGATTCTGTTTGCAAACATATTCTTAGAGAATGAACACATGATTTACACCGTCGTTTCATCCCTTTGGTATGTACACATGTTATAATATATGAGAACAGGGGATACATATTATAAACAGAACATAACAATGCAGTCTATTGTGAAGGGCTTTAATTCGCATGGTTATCGGTTTCATTACATCACAATTCTTGACAAAACATTTGGTGATGCCCTAACACATCTAGTACTGTCCGAATGATAAACACACGCCGGAGGGTAAATTGCAACCAAGCAGCACAGAATCGATAGGCTGAAATTAAAAGCGATTTTCAGCATCCTTCATTTGCGGTTCAGAATGATATTTTAAGTGGTCAGGTTGGACGGGGGTCTGTTTTCAACAGCCCACCGTTTATAAATTCTTAAACAGATCAAACATTTATATTTTCtcttctgtgtttttaatttcacaaAAGCAAAGGCCCGTCTGTGGAGGTGCATGTATGGTGTCCCGCTAGATTGGACGAGTTGATTGattaaacagataaataaaacattcaaatcaaAAGGATCGCTTTACAGGACGCACTTCAAACGGACGGGGGTAGAATTGTGCTCCCTCGACTCTCCAGGGATTAAGACGATTTGCAGTGCAATCAAACCTAAACGCGAACCACAGAAACAGTGTCCCGTGAAGATGAAGAAAACCTCGAATTTCTGTCGCTGCAGCAGTTCctctgccctgcacacacacagccttCTTTTGCGCATTTTATTTGACCACACGTACGTATTACTATGTATTTTTGTATGAGTGACGGCGGTACTAAACCACGCATGTTTTAGCAATAACAATACATCAGAATCCGGTCTTCTGAAATGTCGCCATCAGGTGTGTGGGGGGCGCGCAAGAGATgggtttgttttaatttcctcCGCAAAATTGAAATAATGATGAAAAACGGATTTATTCCTGGGTTTCCCTTTACAGGAAAGGAGGGCGATTACAGCAGCGGACTGGCGTAGCGAGTGGGAGGGAGAAGGTAAAGAAAACTCGCGTACATTTATGATTAATTCAAAACAGCTGTTGTGCTACTACAAGTGCTGAGTTCTTGTTTACAGGGTTCAAATGTAGCCTGCTCTCTGCATGTCCCTTCCTAAAATAGGGAATGATTGAGCCGTCGTTTCGCTGGATCCGCTCTGTGACTGTCTCACTCCTGCATTGCACGTGATCCTACACTGCAGTGCACTGTACTCTGGAGTAAAGAGAATACCACATGTTATCGAAAAGAATTGTACCTTATAGTGCCGGTAggcatatttttaatattttatattgcaTTAAAATGCATACACTTGCCTATATTTATTATCAGACACACTGCTTTATCAGAAAGCAGGACCGAGTTGACTGTAGTTTGTTTATCCCCAAAGCCTTCTTGTTTTAACGTGAGCTGTATTCTGGCAGATACAGTACGCTCCTGCTAATGTAGGaggttagaaataataataataataataataataataataataataataataataataataataataatgaaaaaaatacctgAAAAAGGCAGACTTTTACGACAAATACCTTTCTGAAATACATGATGTATTTATTCAAATAGTTTGTAAAGCATTATGTTCTTTCATTATTAGATTATCATGTGCATTTATAGGCATTATAAAGGAATTATATATGTTACGGGAAAAGTCTGAATATTGGCACATcataagatttactggtaaatgttgacatttaccaagtaaagcaGTAGATTTCCGAAATAAACAGATAACGCTTGACTTCGGCCATTTACTGGtgaatctcaagaataaccaggTGCCTTTACCTATAAGCTTCGGTACATGTCTgtccaccttctggcgcctcctcaagactcacctcttcagacagcacctgtagaactcctctttttttccctctggacacttatcactcttccttaaatgcgctttacttgctcttatctgccccctattttactgcatttaatcttgtactttagagtactgtaatctgtcaagtgttatttaatctgtagtattttgtatttaattatatcctgatgtaactatcattaacactgttatctgctccgttattgaatcgtaatttgtcatacttgtacttgctagaaccaaagtcattgtatttatcttgctcttaattgtattattacttgtactgtgattcttgaaatgtatttttgtttacgactgtaaatcgtcccggataatggcgtctgctaagaaataaataataataataataataataataataataataataataataataataatgtctgaaaAGCCAGAGATTCCAGACATTTATCACCTTACCTGGTCAATGTTGACAGTTCCAGTAAAACTTGTGATTCTATCCTAACATACACACCCAGTCATTTCATCTGTTGTTGTGTTGTGCATAGCAGGGCTACATTGTTATGTCATGCTTTAGTGACTTGACCTGCCATTACAGTTCTGCTTCTCTGCTGCTCCTCAGCATTGTGTGTTAcctgccacaacatttcattattttgtattgcagcctactgtattgtatatttaTAACATTTTCTACAGTATTTGTCCATTCCTCTCCTTTTTAGGTTTTGAATCTGCTCAGAAATAATAGAAAACAACATAGTTACAGAGCTGCCATGTATACTGGATATACTCTATTACATTTCATACCTGTGTGTTCTTTGCAGTAGTTTCAGAACAGAGCGTAACTTACAATACTTATTGACTTTTCCTTACAGAAATGCCAATCACTGTTCAACCACTGGGTCTGCTTCTGAATTTCTGAAGGTTATTCTGCTTTGATAAATGACCACTTTAGGGATTTGTGATTTTCTATAGAGATTTTTAGCCACAGTTGCAGAGGGGTGTAAATACAGTCCCCCTAGTGTCAGCTCCTGGGGTTGCAGTTTTAAATGGATTTCTATTTGATCTGGGCAGCGTTATTTCATTGGGCTGGATGTACACTTATCAAAACTTTACTCAGTCTGCCTGTTTTCTGAGGTTTGATCAGAGTGGGATGTGGACCAGCACCCTGACCTAGCCCTGCACCGTTTCATCCACTCCTGTTTCAGAATGCACTAACTTTAAGGATGAATAATCAGATCGTTTCACAAGTTCACTACCTGGTTTAATAAACAGCAACAGCTGTGCTTGTAAAAACGGGCAGGGATGCTGGGCCCAATTCCAGGCTTCAACTCAATTCAAGTTATTTACAAGCTTTTTTTGAGTTTGGcgaatgaaataaaataaatgactaaaTATATTCCAGCCTTTTAACACAATGACcggggggtattattattattatttattatttgtttatttagcagacgcctttatccaaggcgacttacagagactagggcgtgtgaactatgcatcagctgcagagtcacttacaactacgtctcacccgaaagacggagcacaaggaggttaagagacttgctcagggtcacgcaatgagtcagtggctgaggtgggatttgatccagggacctcctgattacaagcccttttcgttaaccactggaccacacagccttctatttAACCCCTTACATACTAAACACACTTACTTTGGGTATCCCTGAATAGCTAATCTTATCTTCATTAAATATACACTTACAATATATAAGATTTTATGATCAAGCCATTTCAATTGTCTACAGTGTCATTGTCTACAATGGTGACTGACAATTTCTACCAGTGGTACCAGTCTAGGCAGTCACCATTCCAGCAGCATGGTTTGGGGTGAAATGAAGATGCTTCACACAGTCACTCTGCATTAAATTGATAATATGGGATgggttttttaatatattttttggatATATTTAAATAAGAGACAATGATCTATTCCGagataccaatatatttagtgaGTAAGGGGCCTCAGTGGGATAAACTGGGTGATAAAAGCCCCACCCCCACTCATTCTGCATTCCTAGAAATGGATGGAATGTTGGGTACCACTGCACTGGATCATTTTGAATGTATATAAAGAGGACCTCTGTTCTAGGGAGGATCACTCTTTAAATGTGTGCTGGTGCAACTCATTCAGAGGCCTGCATTCCAGTTAGAGTGCTTTAAATCATATTGCTAATTCATAGTAAAAATGCCCCCTCATTATTACTCTATCTGACATCAAATGATTGTGAAATATTGAAGGTAGCAAATTAACAAGGGgtatacactacagtacaggGCTCTAGTAAACTGTACCCATGGCCTGACCTTAAATTAACTTAATTTTGAGATTTACTAAATGAAAAGCTGCTGCGTCACTTAGCTGCTGACTACAGAGTAGAAACTGATGTCAAAGCAGTGCTGAATATGTGATGTTAAACCAATGCAAAGTTATACTGACCGTTCTGCAGGCAACTAGTCTGTCAAAACAGGTGGCCTCCTGCATCTGCTGGTATTTAACACAGCCTTTAGAAAGCAGCTGGTAATGCTATGGGGGGTCTTTGCTTTCTCTTGTTGTGACTGTTTGGCTGAAAGGCATTAAACTACTTGTTTGTGTTTggtttgcaggaggagtgtgaGTGGGTGAAGATTGCACAGTTCTGGAGACCCGATTGTAAAGAGACAAGAACTCTCTAGACACAGGTGTGTGGATGGCGTGGGCAAGGCTGGTACAGCCGGGGACGTACACCTTCCTCTGGTTGGGCTTAGTCGCTGTGGCATCGGTGTTCCTACGTGCAGAGGCTGATTCTACAGGAACCGAGAGCCCCACCAACCAAAACGCATCATGCGGGGGCAACTACGTGTGCAAAGAGGGCATCATCCTGCCCATCTGGTACCCAGAGGACCCTTCCCTGGGTGACAAAATAGCCCGGGTCATTGTTTACTTCGTGGCCATGATCTACATGTTTTTGGGGGTCTCCATCATTGCTGATCGCTTCATGGCAGCTATTGAGGTCATTACCTCACTGGAGAAAGAAATCATCATTAAGAGGCCAAATGGTGAGACTTCCACCACCACCATCCGCGTCTGGAATGAGACAGTCTCCAATCTCACCCTCATGGCTCTGGGCTCTTCAGCCCCTGAGATCCTGCTCTCCGTAATTGAGGTTTGCGGTCATGGCTTCAAGGCTGGAGATCTGGGACCCTCCACCATCGTGGGGAGTGCTGCCTTCAACATGTTCGTAATCATCGCTATCTGTGTCTCCGTTATCCCACAGGGGGAGACCCGTAAGATCAAGCACCTGCGTGTCTTCTTCGTGACCGCGGCCTGGAGCATCTTCGCCTACATCTGGCTCTACATGATCCTTGCTGTCTTCTCCCCCAACGTGGTGCAGATTTGGGAAGGCCTGATGACCCTGGCCTTTTTTCCCATCTGCGTGATGCTGGCCTGGGTGGCCGACCAGCGCCTGCTGTTCTATAAGTTCATGCACAAGAAATACCGGACAGACAAGGGGCGAGGGGTCATCATTGAGACAGAAGGTGAGAGGTCTAAAGGGATTGAGATGGACGGAAAGATGGTCAACTCACACTTTTTGGACGGTGGAGCAGCTAACCTGATAGGCCTTATGGATGGGAAGGAGGTGGACGAATCTCGTCAGGACATGATCCGCATCCTTAAGGATCTCAAGCAGAAGCACCCAGAGAAGGAGATGGACCAGCTAGTGGAGATGGCCAACTATTACGCCCTTTCCCACCAGCAGAagagcagggctttctaccgtaTCCAGGCCACCCGGATGATGACGGGTGCAGGCAACATCCTAAAGAAGCATGCGGCCGAGCAGGCCAAGAAAAGCAACAGTGTCCAAGAGGTGAGAATTGACGAGCCTGAGGAGTTTTGTTCCAAGGTCTACTTTGACCCGTGCACCTACCAGTGCCTGGAGAATTGCGGAGCAGCTATGCTTACCATCGTGCGTAAGGGTGGTGACATCTGCAAGACACTTTACGTGGATTACAAGACGGAGGACGGCTCTGCTAACGCAGGGGCTGACTACGAGTTCACCGAGGGGACGGCGGTCTTCAAATCAGGCGAGACGCAGAAGGAGATAAGCATCGGGATCATTGATGATGATATCTTTGAGGAGGATGAGCACTTCTTTGTGCGGATCAGCAATGTACGGGTGTTGGAAACAGAGGAGCTGCAGTCCGGAAACAGTCTGCCCTTCCCAAAAGCCATCCTGGGTGCGCCGTCCGTCGCCACGGTCACCATCCTGGACGACGATCACGCTGGCATCTTCACCTTCGAGTGCGAGGCATTGCATGTTAGTGAGAGCGTTGGCGTGATGGATGTCAAGGTGCTGAGGACCTCAGGTGCCCGAGGCACTGTCATCGTCCCCTACCGCACCCTGGAAGGGCTGGCCAAGGGTGGAGGTGAGGATTTCGAGGACACCTATGGAGAGCTGGAGTTCAGGAATGACGAGACCTGGTAGGTGACACTTTACTCCGGGTAGGAATGGCGGGGTGTGGGAATAGAATATAATAGATGGACTGATGTGCTAACCTGTATGCTGGTCCATTTATCTTTGCTGGACCTCTCTCCTCCATGGTGTTTAAACATATCAGAATTCCTGTTCTTTACAGGTACTCCTTTGACAAACACTTTCTTAAATGGGTGGCCAGCATCAAGATCTGTGTAGTTTCCTATCAAGACCACAGTCCAAACCTCCTCCCTAAGCCTCTTGTTCCCTGCCCTCCAGGGTttctctggttttttttttttaaaccaataattTCGCAAGTAATTAGTAATTATATGCAAGTGCTTCAGAAAAGGTTAATCGTTCTGAATCTATTGACCAGAAGGCACTCTCAGGAATTGGAATGACTGTCGCAAGAGAATGATATTTTATGGTATAACCCAGAACCTTCTATGATTTCAAAGTTATAGAGATGAACAGAAGTTCAGTGTCATTTCTAGGACTGCTCATTATAAAGCCTCGTCTAGGTCTGTCTCAGTGCTGTACAATGTGGGACTGGCCAGGAAACATttccatttttaattgttttgctttacccATCACAGCAGCCGAATGCAGACTAGAATAACCTGCAGAGCTGAATGAGGCTTGCACACTGATTCCTATTAATAGACCCGATGTGTCTCTGCCTAGATCATAGTTCTGTACTGTATGAATGTATGTAGGCTGTATGTCCAGAGATCTGGCTGGATTGCGAGTGTGTGTCTCAGGAAAGCACTTTGATTTCGTCCGCAGGTAAGATGCGCTCTTCTGGTTTTGTTGATTCATTTATATTCCTGGGTTGCTGTTTAAAGCAGAGCTAATAATCTCGTAAAGGGGAGAGTCGACTAAGGAAAGATCACAGCTCCTATCCATTAGTGTCTATCTTGTCAATAGCCACCATGCTGTAAACCCTGTATCTCCTGGGGTGGCTGGTATTGATGCAGTGGAGGGATCAGTGGACTTTAGTGAAGGGGTTAGAATCTTCTGAAGCTCAGTCTCTGTGTTGGGGAGCTCTTATTAGAGTTTGGTGTTTAAATTGATTTTAtagactactttttttttctgacaggaTCATTGCAAAGCATTGCACATTCAAATAAGACATTACTTTGCCTCTTTACCAGCTTGTCCTCACCGACTGGGGATATGCAAACACATATTAAAGCAGATAGTGATCTCAATAACATGCTGCCAACTTTCTGTGATTGGACTGCGATTAACAGCTCCCATCAAGTTACTTGTAGTTGCGGTAAAAGTCAGTTTGTTTTTTGACAGACACCTATTGTCTACCGCATACCCTTAAAGAGGCAGCATACATATTTAAAACGACCTCCAAAGAACATGAGAACAGAGGAAATGTTGAGAGCATAAAGATACTGTTTGGACTGTGGAAGACTGGGTAGATTGGTAGATTCCTCCACAGATGTATTATTCAATGGGTAAAAAAATCAAAGTGCTTTTTAACTTGTGTTGCGACCTTCCATTTTTGCTGGATTTTAAACAGTTGCTGCTATCTTCACAACTCAAAACTATAGGGATGGAATCAGAGGTCATGCAACACTTGCTACTATAAAAGCATGCCatttataaatagggcttctgattttttattttaaccgataaaacccgataaaacacccttgatacaaaaaaaattaaattggtggatagccaaaaaacactgtaaaaactgtggaaatggttaatctattcatgttaactttacccttttcacatttaaaaaaaataaaacctactacaaaaataatgataaatacatttcccagtgctgctgggcaatgtcccgccttcctgacttgtatctatcattgattagttctgaatactttaaacccgccccaactactgagtgacagcacattcctacatttctattggagactccgcttgcgagatttaaaacgagattacaatcaggatggagacttgttagtgggatttcaagctgtattacagttaagacacggaggatttaaaacagaattgtggtgaaatgtacaaaaatgcctacatacaaaaaccccagaagaatgtgcccgtgaccatagggatttcgttgtggaagacagcaaaggaaagacgGTACAAcataagtgtgcaagtactgtcgagttactactatacatattttgacacacacacacacacacaaaaaaaacaaaaaaacgctcaagcattttggaaagtaaccgaaaacactaatttcatacagtatatcaaaaacaaaagccctgaaaaaagcactgaaaaatacaattaataaaacccgaaaaacagaagccctaattataagtcTGTAATTCAAATTGTATTGCAGTATTCATAATGCACTATTATTAGTCCCCCGTGAAAAATGCGATCGCGGATCGCAGTGCGATTTCACGGAATGCACTCTGGGTTGCAGAATTATTGATTTTCCATCCTAACTAGTATTCAaagaacaaattcaagttttttaAACATTCCACAAGGGGGTGCAGTGAGATTTTTGAATACCTATTtttgattaagaacataagaaaataagaaagtttacaaacgagaggaggccattcagcgcatcttgcttgtttggttgttagtagcttattgatcccagaatctcatcaagcagcttcttgaaggatcccagagtgtcagcttcaacaacatgactggggagttggttccagaccctcacaattctctgtgtaaaaaagtgcctcctattttctgttctgaatgcccctttatctatctccatttgtgacccctggtctttgtttcttttttcaagtcaaaaaagtcccctgggtcgacattgtctataccttttaggattttgaatgcttcaatcagatcaccacgtagtcttctttgttcaagactgaatagattcaattcttttagcctgtctgcatacggcatgccttttaaacccgggataattctggttgctcttctttgcactctttctagagcagcaatatcctttttgtaacgaggtgaccagaactgaacacaatattctaggtgaggtcttactaatgcattgtaaagttttaacattacttcccttgatttaaattcaacacttctcacaatatatctgagcatcttgttggtcttttttatagcttccccacattgcctagatgaagacatttctgagtcaacataaactaggtctttttcatagattccttcttcaacttcagtatctcccatatgatatgtataatgcacatttttattgcctgcgtgcaatactttacacttttctctattaaatgtcatttgccatgtgtcagcgcagttctgaatgctgtctagatcattttgaatgacctttgctgctgcaacagtgtttgccactcatcctatttttgtgtcatctgcaaatttaacaagtttgcttaatataccagaatctaaatcattaatgtagattaggaatagcagaggacctaatactgatccctgtggtacaccactggttacctcactccattttgaggtttctcctctaatcagtactttctgttttctacatgttaaccactccctaatccatgtgcatgcatttccttgaatccctactgcgttcagtttgagaattaatcttttatgcaggactttgtcaaaagctttctggaaatctaaataaaccatgttgtatgctttgcaattgtccattgtcgatgttgcatcctcaaaaaaatcaagcaggatagttagacacgatctccctttcctaaaaccatgctgactgtctcccaggatattgttcccatatacagacgtgctcaaatttgttggtacccttacagctcattgaaataatgcttcattcctcctgaaaagtgatgaaattaaaagctattttaccatgtatacttgcatgcctttggtatgtcatagaataaagcaaagaagctgtgaaaagagatgaattattgcttattattgcttaagatattctaaaatggcctggacacatttgttggtaccccttagaaaagataataaataattggattatagtgctatttcaaacgaattagtttctttaattagtatcacacatgtctccaatcttgtaatcagtcattcagcctatttaaatagagaaaagtagtcactgtgctgtttggtatcattgtgtgcatcacactgaacatggaccagagaaagcaaaggagagagttgtctgaggagatcagaaagaaactaatagacaagcatggtaaaggtaaaggctacaagaccatctccaagcagcgtgatgttcctgtgacaacagttgcaaatattattaagaagtttaaggtccatggaactgtagccaacctccctgggcgcggccgcaagaggaaaatcgaccccagattgaacagaaggatagtgcgaatggtagaaaaagaaccaaggataactgccaaagagatacaagctgaactccaaggtgaaggtacgtcagtttctgatcgcaccatccgtcgctttttgagcgaaagtgggctccatggaagaagacccaggaggactccacttttgaaagaaaaacataaaaaagccagactggaatttgctaaaatgcatattgacaagccacaatccttctgggagaatgtcctttggacagatgagtcaaagctggagctttttggcaagtcacatcagctctacgttcacagacgaaaaaatgaagctttcaaagaaaaaaacaccatacctacagtgaaacatggagga
The Acipenser ruthenus chromosome 18, fAciRut3.2 maternal haplotype, whole genome shotgun sequence DNA segment above includes these coding regions:
- the LOC117424021 gene encoding sodium/calcium exchanger 3-like isoform X1, which produces MAWARLVQPGTYTFLWLGLVAVASVFLRAEADSTGTESPTNQNASCGGNYVCKEGIILPIWYPEDPSLGDKIARVIVYFVAMIYMFLGVSIIADRFMAAIEVITSLEKEIIIKRPNGETSTTTIRVWNETVSNLTLMALGSSAPEILLSVIEVCGHGFKAGDLGPSTIVGSAAFNMFVIIAICVSVIPQGETRKIKHLRVFFVTAAWSIFAYIWLYMILAVFSPNVVQIWEGLMTLAFFPICVMLAWVADQRLLFYKFMHKKYRTDKGRGVIIETEGERSKGIEMDGKMVNSHFLDGGAANLIGLMDGKEVDESRQDMIRILKDLKQKHPEKEMDQLVEMANYYALSHQQKSRAFYRIQATRMMTGAGNILKKHAAEQAKKSNSVQEVRIDEPEEFCSKVYFDPCTYQCLENCGAAMLTIVRKGGDICKTLYVDYKTEDGSANAGADYEFTEGTAVFKSGETQKEISIGIIDDDIFEEDEHFFVRISNVRVLETEELQSGNSLPFPKAILGAPSVATVTILDDDHAGIFTFECEALHVSESVGVMDVKVLRTSGARGTVIVPYRTLEGLAKGGGEDFEDTYGELEFRNDETCKTIQVRVIDDEEYEKNKNFYVELADPRMVDMSLQKALLLAQEAVGSKLSVEEEAAKRVAEMGKPVLGQHSKLEVIIEESYEFKSTVDKLIKKTNLALVVGTHSWRDQFMEAITVSAGDEDEDDSGEERLPSCFDYVMHFLTVFWKVLFACVPPTEYWNGWACFAVSIGIIGILTAIIGDLASHFGCTIGLKDSVTAVVFVALGTSVPDTFASKVAAVQDLYADASIGNVTGSNAVNVFLGIGLAWSVAAIYWKSQGKDFEVQAGSLAFSVTLYTIFAFLGITVLLYRRRAHIGGELGGPRKHRLATSGFFICLWLLYILFSALEAYCHIQGF
- the LOC117424021 gene encoding sodium/calcium exchanger 3-like isoform X2, whose translation is MAWARLVQPGTYTFLWLGLVAVASVFLRAEADSTGTESPTNQNASCGGNYVCKEGIILPIWYPEDPSLGDKIARVIVYFVAMIYMFLGVSIIADRFMAAIEVITSLEKEIIIKRPNGETSTTTIRVWNETVSNLTLMALGSSAPEILLSVIEVCGHGFKAGDLGPSTIVGSAAFNMFVIIAICVSVIPQGETRKIKHLRVFFVTAAWSIFAYIWLYMILAVFSPNVVQIWEGLMTLAFFPICVMLAWVADQRLLFYKFMHKKYRTDKGRGVIIETEGERSKGIEMDGKMVNSHFLDGGAANLIGLMDGKEVDESRQDMIRILKDLKQKHPEKEMDQLVEMANYYALSHQQKSRAFYRIQATRMMTGAGNILKKHAAEQAKKSNSVQEVRIDEPEEFCSKVYFDPCTYQCLENCGAAMLTIVRKGGDICKTLYVDYKTEDGSANAGADYEFTEGTAVFKSGETQKEISIGIIDDDIFEEDEHFFVRISNVRVLETEELQSGNSLPFPKAILGAPSVATVTILDDDHAGIFTFECEALHVSESVGVMDVKVLRTSGARGTVIVPYRTLEGLAKGGGEDFEDTYGELEFRNDETCKTIQVRVIDDEEYEKNKNFYVELADPRMVDMSLQKEAVGSKLSVEEEAAKRVAEMGKPVLGQHSKLEVIIEESYEFKSTVDKLIKKTNLALVVGTHSWRDQFMEAITVSAGDEDEDDSGEERLPSCFDYVMHFLTVFWKVLFACVPPTEYWNGWACFAVSIGIIGILTAIIGDLASHFGCTIGLKDSVTAVVFVALGTSVPDTFASKVAAVQDLYADASIGNVTGSNAVNVFLGIGLAWSVAAIYWKSQGKDFEVQAGSLAFSVTLYTIFAFLGITVLLYRRRAHIGGELGGPRKHRLATSGFFICLWLLYILFSALEAYCHIQGF